Genomic DNA from Gloeocapsa sp. DLM2.Bin57:
GATGTCAGAGTACTTAGTAGAGAGGAATTTATTGATACAGAAAGAGATTATTGGCAAAGTAGCACCGCGATCGGTTTTATTTTCAGCTTCGGTGTAGTTATCGGTTTTATCGTTGGTATCGTTATTGTTTATCAAATTCTCTATACAGATATTACCGACCATCTCCCTGAATACGCTACTCTTAAAGCTATGGGATACACAGATAAATATTTTGCGGTTTTAGTCTTACAAGAAGCTTTTATTTTAGCTATATTAGGATTTGTCCCAGGATTGCTCATTAGTACTCTTGTCTATCAAGTTGCTGCAGCTGGAGCAAATTTAACCATTACCATGACTATGAATAAAGCAACTACAGTACTGATTCTAACTATTATTATGTGTATGTCTTCAGGGTTAGTTGCTATTCGCAAACTTTCTGCGGCAGATCCTGCTGATATTTTTTAAATTTGACGCAACCGCAAGATCTATAGCGCTACTTGAAAAGGGAAAAGGCAAAAAGCAATAGGGAATAGGGAATAGAGGGGAAATGAAGAATGTAGAATGAAGAATGTAGAATAAGCGAAAAAATCATTAATTCGCGCATTCAAAATAACCCCGTTCAACCTTTCTACCTAACCCCGTTCCACCGTTCTACCTAACTCAACAAGAGGTTTTATTCGGTTGTTCCACCTTTAGCAGAAGCAACGATGGTGAGGACGATTTTATCAGGATCATCCATAACTGCAACACCTTCGGAAATATTTAAATCACGAACATGGACAATAGCACCGATATCTAAATCAGATAAATCGATATCTATTGATTCGGGAATTGCTGCCGCTAGACATTGAACTTGTAATTCTGTGACTAATTGTTCTAAGACACCGCCTCTTTTAACACCACCAGATTCACCCACTAATTTAATGGGTACAGTGATATCAAGACGCCCCTGAGTAGCTACAGAAAAGAAACTGACGTGAAAAATATTCCTTTTCCAAGGATGACTCTGTACCTCTCTAATTAAGACTTTACCATTCCAGGGAACGTCGGTAACATTTAAATCTACCAAAGTATTGTTAATTGAGGCTTTTTTCAGTAGATTGGTCACGGTATCGTGAGTCATGGTTAAAGATAAGGATTCTGTACCATTATGTCCATA
This window encodes:
- a CDS encoding 50S ribosomal protein L25/general stress protein Ctc, with product MNITVECQTRSQDSKPRALRREGLIPAVLYGHNGTESLSLTMTHDTVTNLLKKASINNTLVDLNVTDVPWNGKVLIREVQSHPWKRNIFHVSFFSVATQGRLDITVPIKLVGESGGVKRGGVLEQLVTELQVQCLAAAIPESIDIDLSDLDIGAIVHVRDLNISEGVAVMDDPDKIVLTIVASAKGGTTE